One part of the Ignavibacteria bacterium genome encodes these proteins:
- the hybB gene encoding Ni/Fe-hydrogenase cytochrome b subunit, which translates to MKKTNFFKLTFWKTLGIIIMVFGLYSSYIRFFKGLGASTRLSDAIPWGLWIGFDFLGVGLAAAGFTIAVTVHVFNVHKYEPIVRPAILTAFIGYMLVVLLLVIDLGRPQNFWHPLIMWNIHSVMFEITWCVICYSTILSLEFAPVILEKFHLKAPIKILRKISVPVVILGVLFSTLHQSSFGSLYLIVPGRLYPLWYSNLLPVNFFISCISAGLSMIIFESYLNARTFNVGLKVDILSGLGKIVLYALSIGFIVRMTDMIAAGKLPYLLIPRTETYMFYTELIIGTFIPVFLLSQKKYRTNRFWLYITSIFVLSGFVFNRMNVAITGLADSSKTSYFPTFDEICITAMLVVIGMWGFSTVVKYFNVFEDEDSSDASAEEAVEDKEIIFEK; encoded by the coding sequence ATGAAAAAAACTAACTTTTTTAAACTTACGTTTTGGAAAACCCTAGGTATTATTATCATGGTTTTCGGCCTGTACTCCAGCTATATCAGATTCTTCAAGGGTTTAGGTGCCTCTACGCGCTTAAGCGATGCGATTCCCTGGGGCTTATGGATCGGCTTCGATTTTCTGGGCGTCGGCCTTGCAGCCGCAGGTTTTACGATTGCAGTTACGGTACACGTATTTAATGTTCATAAGTATGAGCCGATCGTCCGTCCGGCAATACTGACCGCCTTTATCGGCTACATGCTCGTAGTGCTCCTGCTGGTAATTGATCTGGGGCGCCCGCAGAACTTCTGGCATCCCCTCATAATGTGGAATATTCACTCGGTAATGTTTGAAATTACATGGTGCGTTATCTGCTATTCAACCATTCTTTCTCTTGAATTTGCCCCGGTAATTCTGGAGAAATTTCATTTGAAGGCCCCCATAAAAATTCTTAGGAAAATTTCTGTTCCTGTCGTAATTTTGGGTGTCCTTTTTTCAACTTTGCATCAGTCTTCATTTGGTTCGTTGTATCTTATTGTTCCGGGAAGGTTATATCCCCTGTGGTATTCAAATTTGTTGCCGGTTAACTTCTTTATCTCATGTATCAGCGCCGGTTTATCTATGATTATCTTTGAATCATACCTGAATGCCAGGACTTTCAATGTGGGTCTTAAGGTTGATATCCTTTCAGGATTAGGCAAGATAGTATTATATGCGTTATCAATCGGTTTTATTGTCAGAATGACGGATATGATTGCAGCAGGCAAACTGCCTTACTTACTCATTCCCCGTACTGAAACTTACATGTTCTATACAGAATTAATTATCGGAACGTTCATCCCTGTTTTTCTGCTCAGCCAGAAAAAATACAGGACTAACAGGTTCTGGCTGTACATTACTTCCATTTTTGTACTGTCGGGATTTGTTTTTAACAGAATGAATGTTGCAATAACGGGGCTGGCAGATTCAAGTAAGACTTCATATTTCCCGACGTTCGATGAAATTTGTATAACCGCAATGCTGGTAGTGATCGGTATGTGGGGATTCAGTACAGTTGTTAAGTATTTTAATGTATTTGAGGATGAAGATTCCAGTGATGCTTCAGCAGAAGAGGCTGTGGAAGATAAAGAAATAATATTTGAGAAATAA
- a CDS encoding 4Fe-4S dicluster domain-containing protein, with product MSKQKGLLYDSTMCVGCGECYNACKKQNKLKDTNSDFLKDHLSADTYTVVEQHGDLYARKMCMHCTKPTCASVCPVGAFEKSKEGAVIYDAEKCIGCRYCMQACPHQIPRYEWSSTNPRVRKCIMCHDRVAKGLPSACSEACPTGATKFGDMDELIAEAKQRLKDSPDTYYQHIYGLEEAGGGNVLVLASVPFEKLGYTPNLPKEALPELTGRVMEKIPTIVAAGGVFLGSMHWLTKRKNQIAREKRDEQLKRNEH from the coding sequence ATGAGTAAACAGAAAGGACTACTTTACGACTCGACCATGTGCGTCGGTTGCGGTGAATGCTATAACGCTTGCAAAAAACAGAACAAGCTTAAAGATACCAATTCAGATTTCTTAAAAGATCATCTTTCAGCAGATACATACACGGTTGTTGAACAGCACGGAGACCTTTATGCCAGGAAGATGTGTATGCATTGTACAAAGCCGACCTGCGCTTCGGTTTGCCCGGTCGGAGCATTTGAAAAATCTAAAGAAGGCGCCGTAATTTATGACGCCGAAAAGTGCATAGGCTGCCGCTACTGCATGCAGGCATGCCCTCATCAGATCCCGCGTTATGAATGGAGCAGCACAAATCCCAGGGTCCGCAAGTGCATCATGTGTCACGACAGGGTTGCAAAAGGCCTTCCCTCGGCCTGCTCTGAAGCATGCCCCACAGGCGCCACGAAGTTCGGAGATATGGATGAACTGATTGCCGAAGCCAAGCAGAGGCTGAAAGACAGTCCCGATACTTACTATCAGCACATTTACGGGCTTGAGGAAGCCGGCGGTGGCAACGTACTGGTACTTGCTTCAGTGCCGTTTGAAAAATTAGGCTATACACCGAATCTGCCGAAGGAAGCGCTGCCTGAGCTGACGGGCCGTGTAATGGAAAAGATTCCTACTATTGTTGCCGCAGGCGGTGTATTTCTGGGTTCGATGCACTGGCTTACAAAAAGAAAAAATCAGATAGCCAGGGAGAAAAGGGATGAACAATTAAAGAGGAATGAACACTAA
- a CDS encoding O-acetyl-ADP-ribose deacetylase, whose product MTDKMTVEEGDITKFHVDAIVNAANTTLLGGGGVDGAIHRAAGPELKEECRALGGCITGDAKITKGYKLPAKYVIHTVGPVWRGGDFNEDNLLASCYRNSLKLAKQNGVKTIAFPSISTGVYGFPFERAAGIAVKEVKEFLEENSSIEKVIFVCFSRGDYSTYRKLLNGK is encoded by the coding sequence ATGACGGATAAAATGACAGTTGAAGAAGGCGATATAACAAAGTTTCACGTGGATGCCATTGTAAATGCCGCCAATACAACACTCCTTGGCGGAGGAGGCGTTGACGGCGCAATCCACAGAGCTGCGGGCCCCGAACTAAAAGAGGAATGCAGGGCTCTCGGCGGATGCATTACAGGAGACGCCAAAATTACAAAAGGATACAAACTGCCTGCTAAATACGTTATACATACGGTGGGACCCGTATGGCGCGGCGGGGATTTTAACGAAGACAATCTTCTTGCCTCGTGCTACCGTAACTCACTTAAGCTTGCAAAACAAAACGGAGTTAAAACTATTGCTTTCCCTTCAATTTCCACGGGAGTCTACGGCTTTCCTTTTGAACGCGCAGCCGGAATTGCAGTAAAAGAGGTAAAGGAATTCCTTGAAGAAAACTCGTCAATCGAAAAGGTGATTTTCGTCTGCTTCAGCCGCGGCGACTATTCGACATACAGAAAGCTGCTTAACGGGAAGTAA
- a CDS encoding DMT family transporter codes for MSYTGELSALITAILWSFTSIFFSEASIRVGSFQVNITRLVLASIFLIATIALTGLSLMLSASQIFYLAVSGLIGLIFGDTYLFKAYQHIGARLSQLLMASSPAMTAVMAYFFLGEHFSVWGIVGIVVTLTGISMVVMEKNEQPIAKYTISRIGIFYGIMGALGQAAGIIFAKLAFQEGDINGFVATFIRIFASVVVILPAGIIFKRYKNPLRVFSSDRKAFAYTTAGSILGPYLGITFSLIAVAKTNAGIASTIMSTSPIIMLPMIKYFYKEKLSWKSILGAFVAVSGVAILFLR; via the coding sequence ATGTCGTACACAGGTGAACTAAGTGCTCTTATAACTGCCATACTCTGGTCGTTTACGTCAATATTCTTTTCCGAAGCTTCAATTCGCGTTGGATCATTCCAGGTAAATATAACAAGGCTCGTCCTTGCGTCCATATTCCTTATTGCCACAATTGCTTTAACGGGGCTGTCTCTCATGCTTTCGGCCTCCCAGATATTCTATCTTGCCGTAAGCGGACTTATAGGGCTCATATTCGGCGATACATATTTATTCAAGGCATACCAGCATATAGGAGCGCGACTAAGCCAGCTTTTGATGGCATCTTCGCCTGCAATGACTGCAGTCATGGCTTATTTCTTTTTGGGTGAACATTTTTCAGTCTGGGGAATTGTCGGAATTGTTGTAACGCTTACAGGCATCTCAATGGTCGTAATGGAGAAGAACGAACAGCCCATTGCCAAATACACTATCAGCAGGATCGGAATTTTCTACGGCATAATGGGGGCTCTGGGGCAGGCGGCTGGAATTATCTTTGCCAAACTGGCCTTTCAGGAAGGGGATATAAACGGATTTGTTGCCACTTTCATCAGAATATTTGCTTCAGTTGTGGTAATACTTCCGGCAGGAATAATCTTTAAGCGTTATAAAAATCCTCTCAGGGTTTTTTCATCTGACAGGAAAGCCTTTGCATACACTACTGCGGGTTCCATTCTTGGTCCTTACCTCGGCATTACATTCAGCCTTATAGCTGTTGCAAAAACAAATGCCGGAATAGCATCAACCATAATGTCCACTTCGCCAATTATCATGCTTCCGATGATAAAATATTTTTACAAGGAAAAGCTTTCATGGAAGTCTATACTGGGGGCATTTGTTGCCGTAAGCGGTGTGGCAATTTTGTTCCTCAGGTGA
- the glnA gene encoding type I glutamate--ammonia ligase, with product MPENVLQSCNNLIKKNNIEIIDLKTIDLSGRLHHISLPFYPGLLTKLMNEGVGFDGSSFGFSKVENSDMIMIPDLETAVIDPFREAPTLSFYSHIVLTDGKRTPFSQDGRFLAKKAEKLLKEITGADKSLWGPEFEFYIFSKVEYDTRTSSSFYRVEHAEEFYKRAYHAANPFDVYDDFRDEASKLLQRFGIKVKYHHHEAGERGQQEIETYFHDLLSTGDNIVTSKYVLFNLARQKDLFITFMPKPMYQQAGNGMHLHMFLTKNGKNAFYKKGEYGNINELGRFFIGGMLRHGPALSAFTNPSTNSYKRLVPGFEAPVALTYGQGNRAGAIRIPKYVTNPEETRFEYRPPDATANPYLCITAMLLAGLDGVVNKIDPVKEGFGPYDKNIDEGCKDSIHFLPRNLSEALDALDLDNEFLKRGGVFTDELLQQWVKLKQEEIKSIGTMPHPFEYKMYFNL from the coding sequence ATGCCAGAGAATGTTCTTCAAAGCTGCAATAATCTGATCAAAAAAAATAATATTGAGATAATCGACTTAAAAACAATCGACCTTTCGGGTCGCCTGCACCACATTTCACTTCCTTTTTATCCCGGACTTTTAACAAAACTTATGAACGAGGGCGTCGGCTTCGACGGCTCCAGCTTCGGCTTCAGCAAGGTGGAAAACAGCGATATGATCATGATACCGGACCTGGAAACCGCTGTTATTGATCCTTTCCGCGAGGCTCCGACTTTAAGCTTTTATTCACACATAGTTCTAACTGACGGCAAACGCACACCGTTTTCACAGGACGGGCGCTTCCTGGCCAAGAAAGCCGAAAAGCTGCTCAAGGAAATTACGGGCGCCGATAAATCGCTCTGGGGTCCTGAATTTGAATTTTATATCTTCTCCAAGGTCGAATACGATACGCGCACCTCTTCTTCATTCTACAGGGTGGAGCATGCAGAGGAATTCTATAAAAGAGCCTACCATGCGGCTAACCCGTTTGATGTTTACGACGACTTCCGTGACGAGGCCTCGAAGCTTCTGCAGAGGTTCGGAATTAAAGTAAAATACCACCACCACGAGGCCGGCGAACGCGGTCAGCAGGAAATTGAAACTTATTTCCACGACCTGCTTTCAACGGGCGATAATATTGTTACAAGCAAATACGTGCTCTTTAACCTCGCGCGCCAGAAGGACCTTTTTATTACTTTTATGCCGAAGCCGATGTACCAGCAGGCAGGCAACGGCATGCACCTGCACATGTTTCTAACCAAAAACGGGAAGAACGCTTTCTACAAAAAAGGCGAGTACGGAAACATCAATGAACTGGGGCGCTTTTTCATTGGCGGAATGCTCAGGCACGGGCCTGCTCTTTCTGCCTTTACAAACCCCAGCACCAATTCTTATAAGCGCCTCGTGCCGGGCTTTGAGGCTCCCGTGGCACTCACGTATGGACAGGGAAACCGCGCCGGTGCAATCAGAATACCCAAGTACGTTACAAACCCCGAAGAAACCCGTTTTGAATACCGCCCGCCCGATGCAACTGCAAACCCTTATCTCTGCATCACGGCAATGCTCCTTGCGGGTCTGGACGGCGTGGTAAATAAGATCGATCCGGTCAAGGAAGGCTTCGGCCCTTACGACAAGAATATAGATGAAGGCTGCAAGGACAGCATTCACTTCCTGCCCAGAAACCTCTCTGAAGCGCTCGACGCACTGGATCTCGATAACGAATTCCTGAAGCGCGGAGGTGTCTTTACAGATGAGCTCCTTCAGCAGTGGGTAAAGCTCAAACAGGAAGAGATCAAGTCCATAGGCACTATGCCGCATCCGTTTGAATATAAGATGTACTTTAATCTGTAG
- the eno gene encoding phosphopyruvate hydratase codes for MTTIVDVIGREILDSRGNPTLEVEVELESGVVGRAAVPSGASTGEHEAVELRDGDKSRYMGKGVLKAVENVNDKIADEIIDFDALDQVGIDQFLIELDGTPNKSVFGANAILGVSMACAKAAAAALGLPLYRYLGGVNARTLPVPMMNILNGGKHADNNVDFQEFMIMPAGAPNFAEALRMGTETFHSLKSVLNKKGYNTAVGDEGGFAPNLKSNDEALEVILEAITKAGYKPGTDIFLALDVASSEMFQKESNKYQLFKSDKSERTAAQMVDFYSNWVRQYPIVSIEDGLDENDWEGWSMLTEALGNKIQLVGDDLFVTNTERLETGIEKGIANSILIKVNQIGTLTETLDAIEMAKRAGYTTVISHRSGETEDTTIADIAVATNAGQIKTGSASRTDRIAKYNQLLRIEEDLDTTSIFLGLAAINCVVE; via the coding sequence ATGACTACAATTGTTGATGTTATCGGAAGGGAGATATTGGATTCCAGAGGCAACCCTACTCTGGAGGTTGAAGTTGAACTTGAATCTGGCGTTGTAGGCCGTGCTGCTGTTCCAAGCGGCGCTTCTACAGGCGAACACGAAGCAGTCGAATTAAGAGACGGTGATAAATCACGCTATATGGGTAAAGGTGTTCTTAAGGCAGTTGAGAACGTTAATGACAAGATCGCTGACGAAATCATAGACTTTGATGCTCTCGATCAGGTCGGTATCGACCAGTTCTTAATCGAACTCGACGGCACACCAAATAAATCAGTCTTCGGCGCTAACGCAATCCTTGGCGTTTCAATGGCTTGCGCTAAAGCTGCTGCTGCTGCACTTGGACTTCCTTTGTACAGGTATTTAGGCGGCGTTAACGCACGCACTCTGCCTGTTCCAATGATGAACATCCTTAACGGCGGAAAGCATGCAGATAACAACGTTGATTTCCAGGAATTCATGATCATGCCTGCAGGTGCTCCGAACTTTGCAGAGGCCCTCAGAATGGGTACTGAAACTTTCCATTCACTCAAATCAGTACTCAACAAGAAAGGCTACAACACTGCTGTCGGCGATGAAGGCGGATTTGCTCCTAACCTTAAATCAAACGACGAGGCTCTGGAAGTAATCCTTGAAGCTATTACTAAAGCCGGATACAAACCGGGAACAGATATCTTCCTGGCACTCGACGTGGCTTCCAGCGAAATGTTCCAGAAGGAAAGCAACAAGTACCAGCTCTTCAAATCAGACAAGTCTGAAAGAACAGCCGCACAAATGGTTGACTTCTATTCAAACTGGGTACGCCAGTATCCTATCGTTTCAATTGAAGACGGCCTCGATGAAAACGACTGGGAAGGATGGTCAATGCTTACTGAGGCTCTCGGCAACAAGATCCAGCTCGTTGGCGACGATCTTTTTGTAACCAACACAGAACGCCTTGAAACCGGTATCGAAAAGGGTATTGCTAACTCAATCCTTATTAAGGTTAACCAGATCGGTACTCTTACCGAAACCCTCGACGCTATCGAAATGGCTAAGAGAGCAGGCTATACAACCGTTATCAGCCACCGCTCAGGCGAAACTGAAGATACTACAATCGCCGACATCGCTGTTGCTACTAACGCAGGACAGATCAAAACTGGCTCCGCTAGCCGTACAGACAGAATTGCCAAGTACAACCAGCTCCTCAGAATTGAAGAGGATCTGGATACTACTTCAATATTCCTCGGCCTTGCAGCCATCAATTGCGTTGTTGAATAA
- a CDS encoding Abortive infection protein AbiEi — protein sequence MNKLQNIFIRNNGYSRMEELKRSGIQTRQISKAVQEGLLTKVSPGLYKLNNYPWDEHESFADVCNANKRAVICLLSAAAYYDLTTFNPSEIYVAVPHNTSKFKLDYPPTKVYYWTDKFYSTGIEEMNTKSGLIKIYNKEKTIIDLFRYINKTGEDVAIESLKNYMRERKKDISRLAQYSVICGIKEKIAPYLKGMI from the coding sequence ATGAATAAGCTTCAAAATATTTTTATCCGCAACAATGGTTACTCCCGTATGGAAGAGCTGAAGAGATCTGGTATCCAAACACGCCAAATCTCAAAAGCAGTTCAAGAGGGACTGCTTACAAAAGTTTCTCCCGGTCTTTATAAACTTAACAATTATCCCTGGGATGAACACGAAAGTTTTGCCGATGTATGTAATGCTAATAAAAGAGCTGTAATCTGTCTGCTTTCAGCAGCTGCCTATTATGACCTAACCACATTCAATCCTTCCGAGATTTATGTAGCAGTGCCTCATAATACAAGTAAATTCAAGCTCGACTATCCTCCAACTAAAGTCTATTACTGGACTGATAAATTTTACAGTACCGGCATTGAAGAAATGAATACAAAAAGCGGCCTTATCAAGATCTATAATAAAGAAAAAACTATAATAGACCTTTTTCGATATATAAATAAAACCGGCGAAGATGTTGCTATTGAATCACTTAAAAACTACATGCGTGAACGCAAGAAAGATATAAGCAGGCTCGCCCAGTATTCAGTTATTTGCGGCATAAAAGAAAAAATTGCTCCTTATTTAAAGGGTATGATTTAA
- a CDS encoding nucleotidyl transferase AbiEii/AbiGii toxin family protein: protein MSNIPASVRERLRNVSLQSGKEFQSIIRQYVQERFLYRLSKSVYGNSFILKGALLFIAYDISRLRPTKDIDFLGSSISNDEKDIKAIFKEILQVGYEDGLVFDYENIRTEIIAEDGNYHGVRVKIDAFLLNIRERLQIDIGFDDKIVPGPADLIFPALLDFPAPRLKAYSIESALAEKFEAMVSINLFTSRVKDVYDIIYFADFYNFKKDSLKNALMATFSNRGTDIEKRELVFSSEFKEDPQRKDMWKVFLSRSKLNPGYNFSEAVNKIKIFIDPIFTEENASTWNPSKWKWE, encoded by the coding sequence ATAAGCAATATTCCTGCTTCCGTCCGGGAGCGACTAAGAAATGTTTCCCTTCAGTCTGGGAAGGAATTTCAAAGCATAATTAGACAATACGTACAGGAAAGATTTCTCTACCGACTTTCCAAGTCTGTTTATGGGAATAGTTTTATTCTGAAAGGAGCACTTCTTTTTATTGCTTATGATATAAGCCGCCTAAGGCCCACCAAAGATATTGATTTTCTTGGCAGCTCGATTTCTAATGACGAGAAAGATATTAAAGCAATTTTCAAAGAGATATTACAAGTTGGATATGAGGACGGACTGGTTTTTGATTATGAAAATATTAGAACAGAAATTATTGCCGAGGATGGGAACTATCATGGAGTAAGAGTAAAGATTGATGCATTTTTGCTGAATATACGGGAAAGACTTCAAATTGACATCGGGTTTGATGACAAGATAGTACCTGGTCCGGCAGATCTGATTTTCCCCGCTTTGCTTGACTTCCCTGCCCCACGGCTAAAAGCCTATTCAATTGAATCAGCTTTGGCAGAAAAATTTGAGGCTATGGTTTCTATAAATTTATTCACCAGCAGAGTTAAAGATGTTTATGATATAATCTATTTTGCTGATTTCTATAATTTCAAAAAAGATAGCCTGAAGAATGCGTTAATGGCAACATTCAGTAACAGGGGAACAGATATTGAAAAGCGTGAATTAGTTTTCAGCAGTGAGTTTAAGGAGGATCCTCAGAGGAAGGATATGTGGAAAGTATTTCTGAGCCGGAGCAAATTGAACCCCGGCTATAATTTTTCGGAAGCGGTAAATAAAATCAAAATATTTATTGATCCAATATTTACAGAAGAAAATGCAAGCACATGGAATCCCTCGAAATGGAAATGGGAGTAA
- a CDS encoding nuclear transport factor 2 family protein → MLFHPIRRISNKSTLPYSFRMLLCILYIIPNKYRRTFMEKALADLIAKDEIIQVINLMVINTDKRNWNKVRECFAPSVLFDMTGEAQRVSPGQITDGWETGLKELKAIHHQMGNFLIDLNGDQADVFCYGIAYHYLPNPSENNTRVFVGSYDFHLLKLQDGWKIDSFKFNLKFIDGNKELEKSRL, encoded by the coding sequence ATGCTCTTCCATCCTATCCGGCGTATTTCAAATAAATCAACTCTGCCGTATAGCTTTAGAATGCTATTATGCATATTATATATTATTCCAAACAAATACAGGAGAACATTTATGGAAAAAGCATTGGCTGATCTTATTGCAAAGGACGAAATAATCCAAGTCATAAACTTAATGGTAATCAATACGGATAAGCGCAATTGGAACAAAGTCCGTGAGTGCTTTGCCCCAAGCGTCCTATTCGACATGACCGGCGAAGCACAGAGGGTCAGTCCCGGGCAAATAACAGATGGATGGGAAACAGGGCTGAAAGAGCTTAAGGCAATCCATCATCAAATGGGAAACTTTTTGATAGATCTCAATGGAGATCAGGCTGATGTATTCTGTTATGGAATTGCTTACCACTATTTGCCGAACCCTTCAGAAAATAATACACGAGTTTTTGTGGGCAGTTATGATTTTCATTTGTTAAAGCTGCAGGACGGATGGAAAATTGACAGTTTCAAATTCAATCTTAAATTTATTGATGGCAATAAAGAGCTTGAAAAATCCCGGCTCTAA